The bacterium genome includes the window TGGATGAGCCCGGCTGGCAGGGGCCGGACGAGCGGGCGCGCAACGTGTCCTGCCTCAAGTGGCTCAAGGAGATCCCCGGCCAGCGCACCGAAGAGGACGGCCCGGTGGACGCCTACTTCATCTCCGAGGCCGGCCCGTACTCCGATGTCTGGAACGGCAACGGGACGGTGCCGACGCCGGAGGCGATGAAGAAGGCCCAGGCCGCAGGGAAGATCATCACGTCCTACAACAATGATGTCGAGTCCTACCGGCCGGAGATGGGCCGGTACTGCAACGGCTTCTACCAGCTCCGCGCCGGCGCCCGGGGCACGTTCAACTGGGCCTATGTCTCCTTCGCCGGCAACCCGTATGACGACCAGGACGCCAAGACGGGAAGCTGGATGCACGTCTACCCGCCGCTGCCCGAGCTGGGTGAGGTGGGCGGGCCGTCCACCGGCTGGGAGGGCGCCCGCGCCGGAGTGGATGACTTCAAGTACGCCCATACGCTGCAGCGGGCCATCGGCCGGGCCGAGGGTTCCCGCTCGGTGGCCGCTCGCCGGGCCGCGCAGGCCGGCAAGGCGGCGCTGAACGCGGTCCTCGCCGGTCTGCAGTACGAGCCCCAGACCCGCGGCACCGCGCGCTTCGCCCAGGAGCTGCCCGGCCCGAATGGGACCAAGATCCTGCACGGCAACCTGAAGCTGCCCAATGGCTGGGACCTGGAGATGTATGACAAGGCGCGCTGGCAGCTTGCGGCCGCGACCATGGACATCATGGCGGCGCTGGGGGAGATCCCTGCCGCCAGCCGCGCGACCGGGGCGTCCGCGTCTGCGGGCGTGGCGACGCGCCCGCCCACGCGGGGGTTCCTGGACACCCCCACCTGGAGCCGGCCGCCCCAGGAACGCGCCGGCAGCCGCCTGAGCGCCCAGAAGCAGGTCGCCATCCCGGTGGTGAGCACCCCGCCCACGTGCGACGGCGACCTGTCTGACGCCGTGTGGCAGAAGGCGGCGAAGCTGGAGCCCTTCGTCCGCATGGAGGGCAACGACGCTCCCAGCCAGCAGACCACCGTGCGCCTGTGCGCCGACAGCGCCAACCTGTACCTGAGCGCCGACCTGGCCGAGGAGAACATCGCCAACATCACCGCCCGGGTGGGCAACGACGGCGGACAGGTGTGGGCTGACGACTGCCTGGAGCTGTTCGTAGACCCCACCTTCGGCCGCCAGGAGTTCGTCCAGATCGTCATCAACTCGCTCGGCAAGGTGTACCTGAACAACCCGCGCGACAAGGCCTGGAAGCCGGCACTGCAGCGCGGGGCGAGGGTGGACAAGGAGAAGCGGCGCTGGACGGTGGAGCTGGGCGTCCCGCTGGGGTCGCTGGGGCTGACGGGCAGCGTCTTTGGCCTCAACGTCTGCCGCGAGCGCCGGCCGCTGGAGAGCCTGGAGCTGTCGTGCTGGTCGCCCACCGGCCAGGGCTTTGCGCATCCCGATCGCTTCGGCGTCGCCACCATCGGCGGCAGCACGCTCGTGGACTTCAAGATCGGTCGCGGCGTGTTGGGCGTGAATGAGCTGGCCGCCACGGTGCGCAACGAGGACACCGCTCCGCACAACTTCGTGGTGATCGTGGACTGGAAGCAGGGCAAGAAGGTGGCGCTGTACCGGCAGAAGGGCCCGCTGGCGCTGGCGCCGGGCAAGCAGGAGACGGTGGTGCTCCCCTACGAAGTCACCAGCGACCACGATCCGGTCGCGTTGCGTCTGACGGTCAAGGACGCCGACACAGGGCGCACGTACGCCGAGCGCGCCCTGGAGCAGAAGGTCCTGCCGGCCCTGGCGATGACACTGCGGCCCAACCTGTACTACCTGAGCGACGACATCGGCTTCCTGCACGCCGAGATCAACCTGGACGAGGCCCTCGCGGACAAGGCGACGCTGACGGTGGCGCTGTTCCGGGCCGGCGGCACGACACCAATGCGCAGCCAGGCCCTGCCACTGAACAACGAGCGGCTCGATGTCGGGGTGAACCTGGCGGGGCTGCCGGCAGGGGCGTACCGCCTCGAGACGATCCTCAAGAGCGGCAGCGCGCGTCTGGCCACGGCCAAGACCACGGTCACGAAGGTGCCGGGGCCGTTCTGAGGGTGAGCAACTGGACGCGGTGAACGGCGTCCTCACCCCTACCCCTCTCCCTCGCGCTCGGTGAGGCTGAGCGCTCCGGAGAGGGGCTGTCGGATGACGCTCCGTGGCTGCGAAGCCACCATGCGGTCGCATGAGGCCCCCCTCCCCGGAGCCCGCGGCCGTATCGCGGACGAGGCTTCAGACTGCGCAGCAGTCTGCGGGGTGAGGACGCCGTCTGCCATTGGAGGCGCACATGATCCGCTTCTATGACGACCAGGACATCCTGCGCCGACAGAACCTCGCACTGGCGCCCGCGCCCGTGGAGAAGCTGGGCGAGGTGGACTTCCCGCAGGGCCCCGAGACGCATCGCCGCTCGACGTTCTGCGGCGCGCTCGTTCCGTGGCAGAGCGGGTGGCGGCTGTACTACTCCGACCTGGGCGCCCTCCCGGAGCGCGAGTACCGCCTCGGTCTGGCCGAGAGCAGTGACGGCTGGCACTGGGAGCGCGTGGCCCTCGGCGGGGATGGCTTCATCCATCCCGCCGGGCTGCCGGTCGAGGAGAAGATGGTCCAGCCGCAGGTGGTGATCCTGCCTGATGGCCGCGTGCGCCTGTACTGCTGGTGGCACGGCCACTACAAGGGCCGCGCCCGCTATGTCGCCTGCGACAGCGACAACGGCGTAGACTTCACTATCGTCAACCTGGACGACCCCTGCCTCTTCCACCCCTCGGACTTCAATGTGGGGCAGTCGGGCTTTGCCGCTGGGCTGACCGCGCCCGTGCCGCGCGAGGACTTTGAGGCCGAGCGGACCGTGCCCTTCCTGGAGGCCAAGCGCCGCCGGAGCAACGACGCAACCTTCGTGTACTACAACGAGCGCCTGCGCCTGTTCGAGATGTACTCGGTGTGGCTGGTGCCCAATGACGCCCAGTCCGGTCACTACGTGCCCCATGACAACGCCCCGCAGATCCGCCGCGTGATGCACCGGCGCACGAGCGAGAACGGCCTGCTGTGGAGCGACCCGGAACTCATCAACATCCCCGACGAACTGGACACGCCGCACCTGCAGTTCTACCACCTGGCTGTGCACGAGGTGGACGAGTGGCGGCTGGGGATGCTGGGCCACTACCGCTGCTGGGAACAGACCATGGATGTGGAGCTATGCTTCAGCCGCGACGGTCGGCACTGGCAGCGCCCGCTACGAGGGGGCTTCATTCCGCGCGGGAGCATCGAGGCAGTAGACTACTACTCCATCTACCCCACCAACCGGCTGCTGCCGTATGGCGACGATTGGCTGATGATCTACGACGGCGGGAACTGGAAGCACAACCAGCAATTGCCCGACGGGATCACGCAGATGCGCCACGGCATCATGGCCGCACGGCTGCCCAAACGCCGGCTGGCCGGGCTGAAGACCACCGAGCGGGCCGTGGGCGCGCTGGAGATCAAGTGCCTTCCCGGCGTGGCGGCCCTCGCCGTGGACGCCGACATTCGGGGCGAACTGCGCGCCGAGCTGCGCGATACGTTCGGGCGCGCGCTGGAGGGGTATAATCTGCATGAGTCGCTCCCGATGACCGGCGACAGCACGGCCCACGTGCTGCGCTGGGGCGACGGCCGCACGACCGAGCCATACCGGTATGACGCCGTGATCGTGCGGCTGGAGGTGCGCGACGGGACCATCTATGGGGTAGATGTCTGATCGAGACATCGCCCTCGCTTGACGGGCCATTCCGGTCAATGCTATGCTCGATTCGCGGGCTCCCCAGCCCGTGACGGAGGTAGGAGCCGCTGTGACGCGCTTTGCTGCGCCCCTGTCCGAACGGCAGACGCAGATCCTGCTGGCCATCGTGCGCGAGCATGTGCAGACCCGCGAGCCGGTGGGCTCGCAGGTCGTGCGCGAGACCTATGGCGTGCAGGCCAGCACGGCCACCATTCGCAACGAGATGGTGGAGTTGGAGCACGCCGGTTATCTGTACCAGCCGCACACCTCCGCCGGGCGTGTGCCGTGCGACAGCGCCTACCGCGTCTATGTGAACTACCTGACGACCTCGGAAGCGCCGGAGCCCCAGACGGCAGGCTGGATCGAGGGCGAGTACCGCCGGCTGGGCCGCGAGCCGCACGAGCTGCTCCGGCAGACCTCGCGGCTGCTGGCGCGCCTGACCTCCCATCCCGCCGTCGCGACCTTGCCTCCGGTCGAGGAACCGACCCTCCAGCGCATCGGCCTGCAGCCGGTGAGTGCCACCAATGTGCTGCTAACCTACGCGACCTCGGACGGCCAGGAGCGCCATCACCTGCTGGGCACCGGCGAGCCGGTGACGGCGGCGCAACTCACGGCGCTGTCGGAGGCGTTGGACCGGGTGCTGACCGGGCGGCGGGTGAGCCTGCTGAGCCAGTTGAGCCTGCAGGCCCTGCGGCCGTATCTGAAGGACCAGGTGGTGCCCGAGAGCCTGCTGACGGCCATCGCCCAGGCGGCGGCCACCGATGACTCGACCGAGGTCTACGTCGAGGGGACCAGCTACATCCTGGACGAGCCGGAGTTCGGGGAGCGCGAACGCCTGCGGGCGTTCATGCGCACCCTCGACGAGCACTCGTCGCTGCGCCGCGTGCTGCAGGCGGCGGTGGACAGCCCCTCGATGACCGTCACCATCGGCCGTGAGCACCAGGTGGAGGCCATGGCGGAGTGCAGCCTCGTGGCCAGCCCGTACCCGTACGGGCGGGCGCACGGGGTCGTCGGCATTTTCGGCCCGACGCGGATGGACTACCGCCGGGCCATGGGCGCCGTGGCCTTCGTCGCGCGGAAGCTGTCGGAAGCCCTGTCGCAGTTGGGGAGATAGGAGGATCAAAATGGCCGCGGTAGACAAGCGCATCGAGCGAGCTGCCCAGATACTCCGGCTCCTCCCAGCGAGGAACCGGAAGACAGCGCTTGATTTCATCGAGTTCCTAGCACAGGAGAATGACCTGGATCTGCTGCTCGATGTGGCAGACATCGAGGACGACCTGGCGCTGGTGAAGCGCGTCGAGGCCGGTGACTTCTCTGGTACTGTGACGCTCGAAGAGGCTCGCCGGCGACTTGAGGCCCGTCATGTACAGGGTTAGTATCAGTGACCGGGCCATGGCGGAGTTGGCGGAGTTCCCCGAAGGGGTAGCGCGTCGTCTGCTTGATGCCATTGGACGCCTGGCAGACTGGCCCAACCACGGCCGCGATGTACGTAAGCTCTCTGGCCCCCTCGAGGGCCTCTGGCGCCTGCGCGTCGGGAACTACCGTGCACTCTTCTCCGTGAACACGAAGCAGAAGCTCATCACTGTGACGCGCACCGGATCGCGCCAGACCATCTACTGACCGGCTTACACTGGTACCTCGCAGCGTTCAGGTAAGGATCCCCCATGACCCCCTCAGACGGTGAACAGGCGCGTCGGAACGCCTCGGCCGAGCGCGAGGAGCGCCTCTCGGCGCTGCAGAGCAACGCCGCGGCCATCGCGGCCGTGGCGGCGGCGGTGGAGGGCACCCTCGGGCCCCGCGGGCTGGACTCCATGCTCGTGGGGCGTGGCGGCGAGGTGACCATCACCAACGACGGCTCCACCATCCTGCAGGAGATCGAGGTCAACCATCCGGCTGCCCGGCTGCTCATTGCCACCGCGCGGGCGCAGGACGAGCAGGTCGGCGACGGCACCACCACCGCGACGATCCTGGCGGCGGCGCTGGTGGCCGAGGGCGTCAAGCAGGTGCAACGCGGTGTGCCGGTCACGCGCGTCATCGAGGGGCTGCGCCTGGGCCTTGCGGCGGCGCTGCAGGCCCTGCGCGAGGCGGCGCGACCTGTGACGCTGGATGATCCGCTGCTGCGGCAGGCGGCGCTGGTGGCAGGGCGGGGGCAGGCTGACCTGGCCGACCTGGTGCTGCAAGCTGCCCGGCGTCTCCCGGCGGATAAGCTCCTGCACGACCCGGCGTTCCGCCTGGGCGGGCGCTTGACGGCCATCGAGGGGGCCGACAATGAGGTGCTCGACGGCCTGCTGATCGAGAAGCAGCGCCTGAGCAAGCAGATGCCGCTGGAGGTCGCACCGGCGCGTCTGTTGTTACTAGATGATGCGCTGGAACCTGAGGAGATCGAGCCGGAGGCACTGGCCACCGAGGCCGGCTTCCAGCGCTATCTGGACCTGCAGCGTGACTTTCTCGACCAACTGGGCAAGCTGGCCGAACTGCAGGTCAATTGCGTGATGACCCAGCGGGGCATCGCCGAGGCGGCTGAGGAGGCGCTGGGCGAGCAGGGCGTGCTGGCGGTGCGACGGCTGACGCGGCGCGACATGGCCGAGATCGCCCGACACACCGGCGCGCGGCCGCTGAAGCGTTCGGCGCTGCGGCGGCCTGTCGCGGAACTGGCTCCCTGTCTCGGCCGTGCCGAGCGCGTGGCCGAGGACGAACGGCACGGGCATATCCGCATCACGGGCGGCAGCGGCGAGGGCACGGCGACGATCATCGTCAGCGCGGCAACGGCGGAGGTGCGCCAGGAGCGGCTACGGATCGCCGAGGATGCCGCGGCGGCGGTGCAGGCGGCGCTACAGGGCGGGTTGCTGCCCGGCGGCGGCGCCGCGGAGATCGCCGCCCTTCCGGCAGTGCTGGCAGCCCGCAAGGGCGCGGCGGGCATGGCGGCCTATGGGCTGGACTGTGTCAGTGAGGCGCTGAAGCGGCCTCTGGCGCAGATCGTGGCCAACGCCGGCTACAACCCGCTGGAGAAGGTCGAAGAGGTGGTGGCTCGGGCGCAGCCTGGAGCGGCCATCGGCGTAGACTGCGATACCGGCGAGACGGCGGACATGCTGGCCCTGGGCGTGGTGGATGCCGCGCCGGTGAAGCTCTATGCCCTGCAGGCCGCCGGGGAGATCGCAACGGCCGTGCTGCGGATCGCCACGGTCATCAGGAGACGAGACGAGCGGCCCGACGAGGCCGCGAACGGTGAACGGTGAGCGGGGCCATCCGCCCGCTCGCGCTGTGGAGGAGAAGACTGGATGTTCGACAAGAACGACAAACAACAGGGGAAGCGCATCCCCATCACCGACGATGAGCCGCAGGGCGACGTCGCGACCCCGCCTGACGACAGCGCCGAAGAGGCCGGCGACGCCAGCCGGTCCGACGACCTGCTGGCGGCGCTCGAGGCCGAACTGGCGGAGGTCCGCGAGGCCCATCTGCGCGCTGTGGCGGACCTGCAGAACTTCCGCCGTCGGTCCGCGGAGGAGCGCGCGCAGCAGTTGCAGTACGCCAACGAGCAGTTGATCCTGGAGTTGCTGCCCGTGCTGGACAACTTCGAGCGTGCCACCGGCTGCACCGTCGAGGGTGACGCAGCGGAGAACCTGCTGCGCGGCGTCTGCATGGTGCAACAGCAGTTCATCGCCGCCCTGGGCCACTTTGGCGTGGCCCGCATGACGACCACGGGGCAGGCCTTCGATCCGGCACTGCACGACGCGGTCGAGCGCGTGGAGACCGACGAGGTGGGGGAAGGGACGATCGTGGGCGAGGCGCTGCCGGGCTACACTCTCAGCGGCCGGGTCATCCGCCCGGCCAAGGTGCGCGTGGCGGTGGCGCCACACTAGGTGGGGACAGGGAGCGGGCAATGGGCGAACTGCATGAGGGAGACAAGGCACCGGCGTTCGAGCTGCCGGCCAGCACGGGCGGGACGATCGCGCTGGCGGATTTCCTGGGTCGCCAGCACCTGGTGCTCTATTTCTACCCCAAGGACATGACGCCGGGCTGCACCCAGGAAGCCTGCAGCTTCCGTGACCTGCACGAGGAGTTCAACGAAGCCGGAGCGGCGATCCTGGGTGTCAGTGTGGACAGCCTGGACTCACACGCCAAGTTCGTCGCCAAGCACGAACTGAGCTTCCCGCTGCTCTCGGATGCCGGCGCGCTGGTGGCGCAAGCCTACGGGGTGTGGAAAGAGAAGAACATGTACGGCAAGAGGAAGATGGGCGTGGAGCGCAGCACGTTCGTCATTGACCGGAGCGGCCTCATCCGCCGCGTCTGGCGCAAGGTGAAGGTTAACGAGCACGCCGACGAGGTGCTGGAGTTCGTGCGGCAGCTGGCGTAGGCTGCGGTGTGCCCCGGGCGCCCTTCGCTGCTAGTGGCGGGGGGCGCCTTTGCGTTGGCGGACGATCAGGATCGCGACCAGGAGCAAGCCGAAGATCACGACATCCAGGTCCTTGACCACCGGGTAGCGCCCGCCCACCGCCACCAGCACCTGCGTGATCACCGTCAGCACGGCCGTGCCGATGATGGGGCCCAGGAGCGTGCCGGCCCCGCCGACGATCACCATCACCACCAGCTCGATGGAAAACGCGAAGCTGAACGGCTCGGGGTTCACGAACTTGACGTAGTGGGCGTAGAGGCTGCCGGCCACCGACGCGCACACGGCGCTGAAGACGAAGACCATCACCTTGGCCCGGCCGGTGTCAATGGCACAACTGCCGGCGGCGATCTCGCTGTAGTGAATGGCCCGCAGGCAGCGCCCCAGCCGCGAGCGGAGCAGGTTGCTCGCCAGCAGCACCTGCAGACACAGCACCGGCCAGACGAGCAGGTACATGCGCAGGTCGTCCCTGATCGCCAGCGGGCCGAGGCGCAGGTCCGGGATGCCTGGCAACCCGGACGGGCCACCCGTGAACTCCCCCCCCTCGTTGAAGAGGATCCTCACGATGATCCCCAGCCCCAACGTGGCCATCGCCAGGTAGTTGCCGTGCAGCTTCAGCGTCGGCTGGCCGATCAGGTAGGCTGCCAGGCCGGTGATGACGGCCGCCCCGGCGAGGGCCAGCCACGGGTCCCAGTGATAGTGCAGCGTCAGGATGGCCGAACCGTATGCCCCCAGGCCGTAGAAGGCGGCCTGCCCCAGCGATACTTGCCCCGCGTACCCCAGCAGCAGTCCCAGGCCCAGGGCCACCATGGCATGGAGGGCGACGAAGACGCCGATGCTCATGTAGTAGGGGCTGCGCGTCAGCGGCGGCACTGCGAGGAGGATCAGGCCGAGGACCGGGAGCAACCAGTTGTGGCGCAGGAGGCGGTTCATGGCGTGTGGGTGTGGCGGACGGCGTCGGCTTGTGGCGGGGCTGGTGTGGCGTCCAGGAGAGGTCGCCCCGTCCCCGCCGCGCGCGGGCGAGGCCGCCCGCGCTACTGGCAGATGAAACGCTAGCTCACGGTGGGGTCAGCCCCCTGCGGGACCTGCGGTCCCTCTGGGGACAGACCCCTCCTGGGGACAGACCCCTCCTGGGGACAGACCCATCCTGGGGACAGACCCATCCTGGGGACAGACCCATCCTGGGGACAGACCCATCCTGGGGACAGGCCCATCCTGGGGACAGGCCCATCCCGTGGGCAGAGCCCTAGAGTCCCTCCGTTCTCTTCTTGCCCAGCAAGCCCTCCGGCTTCAGGAACAGCATCAGCACCAGCACCACGAAGGCGAAGGCGTCCTGGAAGCCGGCGGCGCCCTCAGGCGCCAGACCGGTGCCCAGGTTCTCGAGCAGACCCACCACGAGGCCGCCGAACACGGCCCCGGTCCCGTTGCCCAGCCCGCCGATGATCGCCGCGGCGAAGCCCTTGAGGCCCAGCACGGTTCCGGTGTCATAGGCGGCGAAGGTGATGGGGGAGATGACGGCTCCGGCCAGGGCCGACACGCCGGCGCTGAGGGCGAACGAGAGCTGCACCATGCGCTCGACGCTGATGCCCGACAGGCGGGCCGCCTCGGAGTTGATGGCGCACGCCTGCATGGCCTTGCCGATGGCAGTGCGGTCGAAGAACAACCGCACCCCCACGAGCACCAGCACGGCCAGGCCGACGACCCACAGGTACTGCGACTGGATGGCGGCGCCGCCGACGAACAGCGACTTTTCCCCCGAGAAGGCGGGCACCGGGAAGGCGTCGGGGCCCCAGATGAGCCGTGCGGCCCCGCGGATGATGACCGAGACGCCGACAGTGACGATGACCAGGGCGACGACCGGCGCGTGGCGCAGGGGCCGGATCGCCAGGCGCTCCATCAGCAGGCCCAGGAGGGCCACCGCCACGACCGCGAGCACCAGCGCGACGGCCAGGGGCAGGTGCAGCACGCTCAGCAGCGTGTAGAACAGCAGCGCGCCGAGGACGACGAACTCGCCCTGCGCGAAGTTGATGACACCGGTGGCGTTGTAGATGATCGTGAAGGCCAGGCCCACGAGCGCATACACGCAGCCTACGGTCAGACCTGTCAGGATGTACTGCAGCAACTCCGCAGACATGTCGGCTCCGTGGCAACACGAGGCCGGGGCGCCGAACGAGTTGTGGGAGGGCTCGGTCGAGCCCTCCCACAGGACTGGTCGGCAGCCCCGCCGTCTAGATCATGCGGGCCGGCGGCAGGGCCAGCCACGGTGCTACTTGACGAGGGTCCACTTGCCGCCCTGGATGGTGACCAGGGCGAAGGCATCCTTGGTCAGGCCATTGTGGTCGGTGGCCGACAGGTTGAACGTACCGCCGATGCCGGCGTGGTTGCTGATCTTCTCCAGGCCGTTGCGGATACTCACCCGGTCGGTGGCACCGGCCCTGATGGCCGCCAGGACCATCTGCAGCGCATCAAAGGCGTGGCCGCCAAAGGTGTTGGCAGGCTTGCCGGTGGCGGTCTGGAAGTCGGCGGCGTACTTGGTCAGGACTGCCTTCTGCGGGTTGCCGTCGGGCAGTTCGCCGGCCACGGTGAGGTAGCCGGCCGGGAAGATGACGCCCTCGGCCGCCGCGCCCGCCAGCTCGATGAACTTCATGTTGGCGATGCCGTGGCTCATGAAGAGCTTGGACTTCAGGCCGAGGCTGGCCGCGTTCTTGGCGACGACCGCCGGACCGGGATTGGTGCCCCAGCAGACGATGCCGTCGGGGTTCTTGGCCTTGATCTTGGTGAGCTGGGCCACCATCGACGTGTCCTTGCTCGCGAACTTCTCCTCATCCACGATCTGGACGCCGGCCTTGGGGAGCTGGGCTTTGAGCTGCTCCGCCCCGCTCTGGCCGAACTTGTTGCTGTCGCAGATGATACCGACCGTCTTGATCTGCTGGGCCTTCAGGTGGTCGACCAGGCGCTCCACAGCCAGAGCATCGGTCTGGGCGCTGGAGAAGACCCACTTGCGTTCGGCGATGGGGCTGGTGATCTTGGCAGAGGCGGCGCAGGAGAAGAGAGGGACGCCGGCGTCGGTGCAGGGCTTGATGATGGCCATGCTCGGACCGCTCAGGGTCGGGCCCACAATGGCCAGGACCTTGTCCTGCTCAATGAGTTTCTTGGCGGCGAGGACGGCCTTGGACTCCTCACTGCCGTCGTCCTCGATGACGAGCTTGAGGGGGCGGCCATTGACGCCGCCAGTGCCGTTGATCTGCGTGGCGATCATCTCGACGGTGGCCTTCTCCGGCTCACCCAGCGGCGCTCCGGCCTGACCGGTGACCGAGAAGATGCAGCCGATGACGAGGGGCTCGCCCGCCGCCGGCCCCGGCCCGGGCGGGGCCCCGGCACCGGTGGTCGGCATGGGGGGCGCAGTAGGAGGCTGCTGGGGCTTGGGGCACCCCGTCAGCAGCAAGGCGAAGACGCACAGCACGACAAGGACGAGAGCAGGCACGGACAGGCGCATCGAACAACCCTCCTTAGGTGAGGATCGAATTCGGGCGCTCTGTCTCCACAGAGTGACGAGACCCGGCACGCAGGCCTCGTGCCCGCCGCCGCGACCCACTGGCCGCGACCGCACTATTGGACCAGACCACACGTCCTCTTCCCCCACGCGTGCAGGATAACCTTCAAACCTCCGATAGCGCAAGCGGATTTCGTGGCTGCGTCCTGTTCCGGACCCCCGGCAGGTGAGCCATACGGCACGGCCATGGCCCCAGCAGACGCCCTGAAACACAAAACCATATTACGCATTCTGCCTCGTCCACGTCCCGCTCCGGCCAGCCCGCGACGCGGCTGGCGGTCGGCGTGTGTGGGCCCGAGCAGGGCCACCCGCCGACCTGAGCACATCCTGAGCAAAAGGAGGATTAGCGGGCGTCCACAGCGGGTAGAGAGGAGGTGATAGTGATTGACCGGAAAGTGCAGTCTGGCTATAATTCTCAGTGTTGACAGAGTCAGTGATGGCTGCAGTATGGGGGGCCGGTGCACCTGAGAAAGGAGGCGATACGCACGTCGGAACCGAGGGCCAATTCTACCCCGGGAGCCACGGTGTGAGCGCAGGCGGCGAGGCGGCGACCGGAATGGCCCCTCGGCGGTTCAGGAGTGGTTGTGAACGTCCCCGCAGTACCGACGCGGAGGTGATGCGTATGGCTGCAGGCAACCTCGCCAGCACATATGTCCTACATCGCATGGCAGACGAGGAGGTTGTCGCACAAGCCAAGAAAGGCTCCCTGTGGGCCACTGAGCACCTTCTGCGGAAGTACCGGCATCTGGTCGAGGGGAAGGCGAAGTCCTATTTCCTTCTGGGCGCGGACCATGAGGACGTGGTCCAGGAGGGGATGATCGGCCTGTTCAAGGCCATCCGTGACTTCTCCGGCGAGAACCTCGCGGCGTTCCGCTCCTTCGCCGAACTCTGTGTCACCCGCCAGATCATCACGGCGGTCAAGACGGCAACTCGTCACAAGCACTCATTGCTCAATGCGTATGTCTCAGTCGAGCTGCCGTGCACAGAGCAGGACGATGAGCCCCCGCTGCGGGAGTTGCTCGTCGAAGAGCACCCCAGTGACCCACAGGAGTTGTTCCTGTGCCGGGAGTTCCGCACCGAAGTTGACGGGCATATCCGTCAGGTGCTCTCACCGCTGGAGGCGGAGGCCCTCCGCCGCTACATCGAGGGCCGCTCGTATCACGACATCGCGCGCGAGCTGCGTTGCGGCATCAAGCAGGTAGACAACGCCCTGCAGCGCGCCAAGAAGAAGCTGGGACGCAGTCTGGCCGCCTCGCGCAACTAAGCCTCGAGGCGCCGGATAGCGCCGCCAGGACACCGGGGGCCGACGTAGCTCAGTTGGTAGAGCAAGGCACTTGTAATGCCTAGGTCGTCCGTTCGAATCGGATCGTCGGCTCCAGTACATAGCCGGTTAGAGGAAATGGTGTTGCCAGCGCAGAGTCGGCCTTGACGTACGGCCGACTCTGCTTTATTATAATAGTCCCCTCGGGTCCTGCGTGACCCGAGGTCTGGCTTACCGT containing:
- a CDS encoding carbohydrate-binding family 9-like protein; translated protein: MARYVLLATCLLLSNLATAQKITSFETAAEMAVLQPGGLRAEQSKEHATDGQYSLQVTVKGSTTDTWPGLTYRPANKDLSQAAVLSFDVFNPQDFPIALSLRLDDEAGKSEFTGASLKPGANQIEIWLSASRFNLDMKRMAKIYPYFRMPRRDFVVYFDNFRLEALSALFKAMVFEETNPEPATTDEDRARGYVVFARPWLSTVFPTSRPLPQELSPSLAVFGCPGQTVPVTFCVRALKDLGQTAVAPAALAAGSKQLPAEALRIYPVSSRDKRLVYASDYYIKDMPTVLERREYVNVPANRTQLFWVNVAIPANQAPGLYRGQLTVKPTQGQAVAVPLQVRVLPYRLAEPKHMFFGEYYLKPKFVKTPQEELAAVERELTDQREHGMTSLGLCYGPEGDEFAVEGTNVALKLKPDGLYTKTMETYKALGFPMPIIQLNDTAQTAAGKYPFGTPEYIATYKSFWIAMAKLHKERGWPEVIVQPVDEPGWQGPDERARNVSCLKWLKEIPGQRTEEDGPVDAYFISEAGPYSDVWNGNGTVPTPEAMKKAQAAGKIITSYNNDVESYRPEMGRYCNGFYQLRAGARGTFNWAYVSFAGNPYDDQDAKTGSWMHVYPPLPELGEVGGPSTGWEGARAGVDDFKYAHTLQRAIGRAEGSRSVAARRAAQAGKAALNAVLAGLQYEPQTRGTARFAQELPGPNGTKILHGNLKLPNGWDLEMYDKARWQLAAATMDIMAALGEIPAASRATGASASAGVATRPPTRGFLDTPTWSRPPQERAGSRLSAQKQVAIPVVSTPPTCDGDLSDAVWQKAAKLEPFVRMEGNDAPSQQTTVRLCADSANLYLSADLAEENIANITARVGNDGGQVWADDCLELFVDPTFGRQEFVQIVINSLGKVYLNNPRDKAWKPALQRGARVDKEKRRWTVELGVPLGSLGLTGSVFGLNVCRERRPLESLELSCWSPTGQGFAHPDRFGVATIGGSTLVDFKIGRGVLGVNELAATVRNEDTAPHNFVVIVDWKQGKKVALYRQKGPLALAPGKQETVVLPYEVTSDHDPVALRLTVKDADTGRTYAERALEQKVLPALAMTLRPNLYYLSDDIGFLHAEINLDEALADKATLTVALFRAGGTTPMRSQALPLNNERLDVGVNLAGLPAGAYRLETILKSGSARLATAKTTVTKVPGPF
- the hrcA gene encoding heat-inducible transcriptional repressor HrcA, which encodes MTRFAAPLSERQTQILLAIVREHVQTREPVGSQVVRETYGVQASTATIRNEMVELEHAGYLYQPHTSAGRVPCDSAYRVYVNYLTTSEAPEPQTAGWIEGEYRRLGREPHELLRQTSRLLARLTSHPAVATLPPVEEPTLQRIGLQPVSATNVLLTYATSDGQERHHLLGTGEPVTAAQLTALSEALDRVLTGRRVSLLSQLSLQALRPYLKDQVVPESLLTAIAQAAATDDSTEVYVEGTSYILDEPEFGERERLRAFMRTLDEHSSLRRVLQAAVDSPSMTVTIGREHQVEAMAECSLVASPYPYGRAHGVVGIFGPTRMDYRRAMGAVAFVARKLSEALSQLGR
- a CDS encoding type II toxin-antitoxin system RelE/ParE family toxin, coding for MYRVSISDRAMAELAEFPEGVARRLLDAIGRLADWPNHGRDVRKLSGPLEGLWRLRVGNYRALFSVNTKQKLITVTRTGSRQTIY
- a CDS encoding TCP-1/cpn60 chaperonin family protein, with amino-acid sequence MTPSDGEQARRNASAEREERLSALQSNAAAIAAVAAAVEGTLGPRGLDSMLVGRGGEVTITNDGSTILQEIEVNHPAARLLIATARAQDEQVGDGTTTATILAAALVAEGVKQVQRGVPVTRVIEGLRLGLAAALQALREAARPVTLDDPLLRQAALVAGRGQADLADLVLQAARRLPADKLLHDPAFRLGGRLTAIEGADNEVLDGLLIEKQRLSKQMPLEVAPARLLLLDDALEPEEIEPEALATEAGFQRYLDLQRDFLDQLGKLAELQVNCVMTQRGIAEAAEEALGEQGVLAVRRLTRRDMAEIARHTGARPLKRSALRRPVAELAPCLGRAERVAEDERHGHIRITGGSGEGTATIIVSAATAEVRQERLRIAEDAAAAVQAALQGGLLPGGGAAEIAALPAVLAARKGAAGMAAYGLDCVSEALKRPLAQIVANAGYNPLEKVEEVVARAQPGAAIGVDCDTGETADMLALGVVDAAPVKLYALQAAGEIATAVLRIATVIRRRDERPDEAANGER
- the grpE gene encoding nucleotide exchange factor GrpE, with protein sequence MFDKNDKQQGKRIPITDDEPQGDVATPPDDSAEEAGDASRSDDLLAALEAELAEVREAHLRAVADLQNFRRRSAEERAQQLQYANEQLILELLPVLDNFERATGCTVEGDAAENLLRGVCMVQQQFIAALGHFGVARMTTTGQAFDPALHDAVERVETDEVGEGTIVGEALPGYTLSGRVIRPAKVRVAVAPH
- the bcp gene encoding thioredoxin-dependent thiol peroxidase, giving the protein MGELHEGDKAPAFELPASTGGTIALADFLGRQHLVLYFYPKDMTPGCTQEACSFRDLHEEFNEAGAAILGVSVDSLDSHAKFVAKHELSFPLLSDAGALVAQAYGVWKEKNMYGKRKMGVERSTFVIDRSGLIRRVWRKVKVNEHADEVLEFVRQLA